The Bacillota bacterium sequence AAATAAAACATTCCAATGATGCCAGGTTGTTTGTACTTGTGATTTAAAATCATTTTTCTGTGATAAGACAAAATATCAATCAAACCTCTTTGCCACCTATTTCTTTGGCGGAAAAAGGATTTTCTTTCCTCAGGAACTTCTGTATAACACTTAGCATTTGCGATATAATCGATTCGAAATTGAAGATTTTGTTCGTACGCATTCCTAGTAATTCTTACCACAAGCTCCATATCTTCACCTACGGTATCCTTTTTCAAAGAATCAACGGTTAAATACCCACCAGACTCAATAAGAATTCTTTTTTCAAAAAGTCCAAATGCTCCTGATACGATTAATAAGGAGTTCAGTTTTGCAAAACCTAGCCTACCTATATTAAAAGCTCTTAAATATTCAATGGTTTGAAATTTTGCTAAATTTGATTTTGGCAGTGAAATCGTTTCAATTTTACCATGATCAACTGAAGAGCCATTTACAGGGACAATACTTCCTCCAAGTGCAAGAGTAATTGTTTCATGATCTAACATAGAAGACATTAATTTTAACAAAGAATTTGGCTCTAAAATGGAATCGGCATCGATTCCACAAACATAGTCATTTTTCGAAAAGTTTATGCCACAATTTAGGGCATCTGCTTTTCCACCATTTAATTTATCTACGACAGTTAAATTAGGAAAATAACGGTTTTTGTATACAGCTTTAACGTTTTTTGTTTTAACATTTTGAATCACAGGAATATTTTTTCTTTCTAAACTAAAATGAGTTATCATTTGTTGAAGCGTTGAATCTTTTGAGCCATCATTGACAACAATAACTTCAAAATTCGGGTAATTTAGATTTAACAATGACTGGATACTTTCCACAATGGATAATTCTTCATTAAACGCTGGAGCAATAATGGAAATTGATGATAACATTCCTTTTTCAAACAATAAATTCTTGCCTTTTATGTTCCACAGATTCAATTGATTTCTATTTTCAAAAAACGAAAGGAAAGCCAAGATTAAATAGACAAAATTAACAGTAAGGTAGTATACAATGAACCATTGGTTAATCGAGGTAATGTATTGAGATAATAAATCCAAAAAAGACATGTTTGAAAATTGAAACAAATGAAGAATAGAAAACAATAAGGGCAGTAATATGATTGAAAAAAATAAAATACCAAGTAACCATTTTGTCTTCCGAATTTCTGGAGTACTTGCTTCTTTTTTTGGTACTTTAATTTTAAAAGGAACAAATCCCATTTTTTGAAAAAGATCTTTGTTTAAATATTCATTTAGTTCGTTAAATAGAGACTCATCTTCATTGGCATAAACTTTTAATATTTTAAGAATAAAATTTTCGATTCCTTTGTCATTATTTTCATTTAAAAAATCGATAAGTTCTTCACGGTAACCATACTTGATTGTGATTTCAAGCATTTCTTGAAGACGAACGGGCTCTTTTATAATCATTTTAAGAATTAAATATTCAATCTTATGAGAAATGACTTGTGCAATAAGCGCAGATTGATACTCATTTGTAATTAAAGGGATGAATTCAATCAATTCGAGCAATAGTTCTTGTTTGCTATCGATCATTTCTGTGATGGATTCTGCTCTAATGTCATCATTTTCGGTTCCATCAGCATATGAAATAATTTTTTTCAGTGATGATAAAGTTTTTAATTTACCCAAAGAATTAGTTGCAATTCTTAGAACTTGTTTATCAGAATTTTGAAGATAAATTTCATTTGATA is a genomic window containing:
- a CDS encoding glycosyltransferase family 2 protein translates to FYLSYFSSAKIKYSLLERLKVEKKESIKILIVNALKNNIDQLVLQGIIDSLINCRRFYQSRVIGILQTYLQSSEAYLHSISRRNEIEIKEVFVDLANVYYKSEFKLILLEELSSLESHFNGSKDTAYQNLKQPRILRLYYRILIALSNVYGYDLSNEIYLQNSDKQVLRIATNSLGKLKTLSSLKKIISYADGTENDDIRAESITEMIDSKQELLLELIEFIPLITNEYQSALIAQVISHKIEYLILKMIIKEPVRLQEMLEITIKYGYREELIDFLNENNDKGIENFILKILKVYANEDESLFNELNEYLNKDLFQKMGFVPFKIKVPKKEASTPEIRKTKWLLGILFFSIILLPLLFSILHLFQFSNMSFLDLLSQYITSINQWFIVYYLTVNFVYLILAFLSFFENRNQLNLWNIKGKNLLFEKGMLSSISIIAPAFNEELSIVESIQSLLNLNYPNFEVIVVNDGSKDSTLQQMITHFSLERKNIPVIQNVKTKNVKAVYKNRYFPNLTVVDKLNGGKADALNCGINFSKNDYVCGIDADSILEPNSLLKLMSSMLDHETITLALGGSIVPVNGSSVDHGKIETISLPKSNLAKFQTIEYLRAFNIGRLGFAKLNSLLIVSGAFGLFEKRILIESGGYLTVDSLKKDTVGEDMELVVRITRNAYEQNLQFRIDYIANAKCYTEVPEERKSFFRQRNRWQRGLIDILSYHRKMILNHKYKQPGIIGMFYFFLFEMIGPLFEIQAYIAIIIGFIFGILNIEVLFLLLLVTVGMGIVLSLLALYINERDSIYLSNRDTFKLIFYAILENFGWRQLISIYRVKGFLSSLRETNAWGQMNRVGFKK